GTATCACGTGCGCCTAAGCCCGCTGGTGCAACACCTGCGTCTAATAATTGCTGCCAAAGATCTGCTGCGTCATCGTTATGAACGACGATTTCGTAACCCGCTTCACCTGTGTAGCCTGTTGTTGCAATAAATAAGCTGCCAGCTTGCACACCAAAGAATGGTTTCATGCCTTCAACTGCGGCATTTTGCTCAGCATTTAAAATAGTGGCTGTTTTTGCTTTTGCATTCGGGCCTTGTACGGCAATCATTGCAAACTCAGGACGCTCTGTCACTTCAACAGAAAAATCAGCCGCAATTTGAGCAATCCACGCTAAGTCTTTTTCGCGTGTTGCTGAGTTAACTACTAAGCGGTACTCAGTCTCAGAGAAGAAATAGATGATTAAGTCATCAATTACACCGCCGTCATGGTTTAACATGCCGGTGTAAAGTGCTTTACCTGGTACAGTTAATTTAGCAACATCGTTCGCAACTAATTTACGTAAAAATGCTTTTGCATCAGCACCTTTCACATCAACGATGGTCATGTGAGACACGTCGAACATGCCCGCATCGGTGCGCACAGCGTTGTGCTCTTCGATTTGTGAACCGTAATTGATTGGCATTTCCCAACC
This region of Pseudoalteromonas ulvae UL12 genomic DNA includes:
- the gcvT gene encoding glycine cleavage system aminomethyltransferase GcvT is translated as MTNKTVLHAKHIEAGAKMVDFHGWEMPINYGSQIEEHNAVRTDAGMFDVSHMTIVDVKGADAKAFLRKLVANDVAKLTVPGKALYTGMLNHDGGVIDDLIIYFFSETEYRLVVNSATREKDLAWIAQIAADFSVEVTERPEFAMIAVQGPNAKAKTATILNAEQNAAVEGMKPFFGVQAGSLFIATTGYTGEAGYEIVVHNDDAADLWQQLLDAGVAPAGLGARDTLRLEAGMNLYGLDMDETVSPLAANMGWTIAWEPADRDFIGRDALTKQKAEGVDKFVGLVYEDKGVLRAGSKVIVEGGEGVITSGTFSPTLGYSIALARVPNTVGETAQVEMRKKLVDVKVVAPSFVRFGKKVI